The proteins below are encoded in one region of Halodesulfovibrio sp. MK-HDV:
- the carB gene encoding carbamoyl-phosphate synthase large subunit — protein MPKRTDLKRIMVIGSGPIVIGQACEFDYSGTQAVKALKEEGYEVVLVNSNPATIMTDPDLADRTYIEPIEPETVAEIIRKERPCALLPTLGGQTGLNTALAVAELGVLEECGVELIGATKSVIEKAESRELFREAMANIGLSVPASHIARSMDDVRRIGEEMNFPIIIRPAFTMGGQGGGIAYNMEDLEHIASQGLSASIQSELLLEQSIIGWKEFEMEVMRDKADNCVIICSIENFDAMGVHTGDSITVAPAQTLTDVEYQKMRDASIAIMREIGVETGGSNVQFGVNPKNGDLVVIEMNPRVSRSSALASKATGFPIAKIAAKLAVGYTLDEIPNDITRETMASFEPTIDYCVTKLPRFTFEKFPGAKDELNTAMKSVGEAMSIGRTFKESFQKGMRSLEVGVAGFGSDYRGKLPEMEDIMGLLRTPNSKRVFALRHAFLLGMTIEEMYEITHIDPWFLHQLKDIIIMEEEIKDFGLANSLAPENEELYPLMKRAKEYGFSDRQLAEMWKQPETAIRQLRKELGLEAVYYLVDTCASEFEAYTPYYYSTYETGNEIEVTDKKKVIILGGGPNRIGQGIEFDYCCCHASFALRDMDVQSIMVNSNPETVSTDYDTSDRLYFEPLTFEDVMNIVELEKPDGVIIQFGGQTPLNLAVPLLRAGVPILGTHPDSIDRAEDRERFQALIKKLDLMQPANATVLSFDEARKVATDITYPLVVRPSYVLGGRAMEIVFDEEQLAAYFTKHVPANLEHPILLDKFLENAIEVDVDAVSDGDEVYVAGIMEHIEEAGIHSGDSACVLPPHTLPAEIVGEIRRQTIELAKEIRVVGLMNIQFAVKDMQIYVLEVNPRASRTAPFVSKATGVPLPRLATQVMMGEKLADLDPWSMRKHGYVSVKESVFPFSRFPGVDILLGPEMRSTGEVMGIAKTVEEAFMKGQVASGQVLPQEGKVFISVNDSDKPYILDVAKRFVDLGFEVLATSGSAKLFIENGIPATRVSKVYEGRPNIVDFIKNGEVALLLNTASGKRTVQDSKSIRQEALIYGVPYSTTVSGARAISMAIAEQRNCELTVKSLQEYYAGE, from the coding sequence ATGCCAAAAAGGACAGATTTAAAGCGCATTATGGTCATTGGCTCCGGACCAATTGTTATTGGTCAGGCTTGTGAATTTGATTACTCCGGCACTCAGGCTGTTAAAGCCTTGAAAGAAGAAGGGTACGAAGTTGTGTTGGTTAACTCCAACCCAGCTACGATTATGACTGACCCTGACCTAGCTGACCGGACGTACATTGAGCCAATTGAACCTGAAACGGTTGCTGAAATTATTCGAAAAGAGCGACCTTGTGCTCTTCTGCCCACACTTGGCGGCCAGACCGGTCTGAACACTGCGCTTGCAGTGGCCGAATTAGGCGTGCTTGAAGAGTGTGGCGTTGAACTTATCGGGGCAACCAAGTCGGTTATTGAAAAAGCGGAAAGCCGTGAACTATTCCGTGAAGCAATGGCGAATATCGGCCTCAGCGTACCAGCTTCTCATATTGCTAGAAGCATGGACGACGTGCGTCGTATCGGCGAAGAAATGAACTTCCCGATTATTATCCGTCCTGCATTCACCATGGGTGGTCAAGGCGGCGGTATTGCGTACAACATGGAAGACCTTGAGCATATTGCCTCACAGGGTCTCTCTGCGTCTATTCAATCAGAGTTACTCCTTGAACAGTCCATCATCGGCTGGAAAGAGTTCGAAATGGAAGTTATGCGTGATAAAGCAGACAACTGCGTTATCATTTGTTCCATTGAAAACTTTGACGCAATGGGCGTTCACACCGGTGACTCCATTACCGTAGCACCAGCTCAAACACTTACTGACGTTGAATACCAGAAGATGCGTGACGCTTCTATCGCCATCATGCGCGAAATTGGTGTTGAAACAGGCGGTTCAAACGTACAGTTTGGTGTTAACCCTAAGAACGGCGACCTCGTGGTTATCGAAATGAACCCGCGTGTTTCCCGTTCCTCTGCCCTTGCTTCTAAAGCAACCGGCTTCCCTATTGCTAAAATTGCGGCAAAGCTTGCTGTGGGTTACACACTTGATGAAATCCCTAACGACATTACACGTGAGACAATGGCTTCTTTCGAACCAACCATTGACTACTGTGTAACCAAGCTTCCTCGCTTTACTTTTGAAAAATTCCCGGGTGCTAAAGACGAACTGAACACCGCTATGAAGAGTGTTGGCGAAGCTATGTCTATCGGACGTACCTTCAAAGAATCCTTCCAGAAAGGTATGCGCTCTCTCGAAGTTGGTGTTGCAGGATTTGGTAGCGACTACCGTGGCAAACTTCCAGAAATGGAAGACATCATGGGTCTGCTGCGCACACCAAACTCCAAACGTGTTTTTGCTCTGCGCCATGCATTCCTTCTTGGTATGACCATTGAAGAGATGTACGAAATTACCCATATCGATCCTTGGTTCCTTCACCAGCTGAAAGATATCATTATTATGGAAGAAGAGATTAAAGATTTCGGTCTTGCTAACTCTCTTGCTCCTGAAAATGAAGAACTGTACCCGCTCATGAAGCGCGCTAAAGAGTACGGTTTCTCTGATCGCCAGCTTGCTGAAATGTGGAAACAGCCGGAAACAGCTATCCGTCAGCTCCGCAAAGAACTCGGACTCGAAGCAGTATACTACCTTGTAGATACCTGCGCTTCTGAATTTGAAGCATACACCCCGTACTACTACTCAACCTACGAAACAGGTAATGAAATTGAAGTTACGGACAAGAAAAAAGTAATCATCCTCGGTGGTGGTCCTAACCGTATCGGTCAGGGCATTGAGTTTGACTACTGCTGCTGTCATGCATCCTTTGCACTGCGCGACATGGACGTTCAGTCCATCATGGTTAACTCCAACCCTGAAACAGTTTCTACAGACTACGATACATCTGACCGACTCTACTTTGAGCCGCTCACCTTTGAAGATGTAATGAACATCGTAGAACTGGAAAAACCGGACGGAGTTATCATTCAGTTCGGCGGCCAGACTCCGTTGAACCTTGCGGTTCCGTTGTTACGCGCCGGTGTGCCAATCCTTGGCACCCATCCGGACTCCATTGACCGTGCAGAAGACCGCGAACGTTTTCAGGCGCTGATCAAAAAGCTTGATCTTATGCAGCCTGCCAACGCAACCGTGTTGTCTTTCGACGAAGCTCGCAAAGTTGCTACAGACATTACATACCCACTGGTTGTTCGTCCTTCCTACGTACTCGGCGGACGCGCAATGGAAATCGTATTTGATGAAGAGCAGCTTGCTGCTTACTTTACCAAACACGTTCCTGCTAACCTTGAGCACCCTATCCTTCTGGACAAGTTCCTTGAGAACGCCATTGAAGTTGACGTGGATGCGGTTAGTGACGGTGATGAAGTATATGTTGCAGGCATCATGGAGCACATTGAAGAAGCTGGTATCCACTCCGGTGACTCTGCATGTGTCCTTCCTCCGCACACTTTGCCTGCTGAAATCGTAGGTGAAATTCGCAGACAGACCATCGAACTTGCTAAAGAGATTCGTGTTGTCGGTCTTATGAACATTCAGTTTGCGGTAAAAGACATGCAGATCTACGTTCTCGAAGTTAACCCTCGTGCGTCCCGAACCGCACCGTTTGTATCAAAAGCAACCGGCGTACCGTTGCCGCGTTTGGCTACTCAGGTTATGATGGGCGAAAAACTCGCCGATCTTGATCCTTGGTCCATGCGCAAACACGGTTACGTATCTGTTAAAGAATCCGTATTCCCATTCTCCCGCTTCCCTGGTGTTGATATCCTTCTCGGACCTGAAATGCGTTCAACCGGTGAAGTAATGGGTATTGCAAAAACAGTGGAAGAAGCATTCATGAAAGGACAGGTCGCATCTGGACAGGTTCTCCCTCAGGAAGGTAAAGTCTTCATTTCAGTTAACGATAGTGACAAGCCGTATATTTTGGATGTTGCTAAGCGTTTTGTTGACCTTGGATTCGAAGTACTCGCAACTTCTGGTTCCGCTAAACTGTTCATAGAGAACGGCATTCCGGCAACCAGAGTTTCAAAAGTGTACGAAGGGCGACCAAACATAGTTGACTTTATAAAGAATGGTGAAGTAGCTCTCCTCTTGAACACGGCTTCAGGTAAACGCACTGTACAGGATTCCAAGTCCATTAGACAGGAAGCGCTGATATACGGAGTTCCTTACTCCACAACCGTTTCCGGAGCTCGTGCGATATCTATGGCTATAGCAGAACAAAGAAACTGCGAACTGACTGTTAAAAGTTTGCAGGAATACTACGCTGGGGAATAA
- the hisH gene encoding imidazole glycerol phosphate synthase subunit HisH, with the protein MLAILEYKAGNQTSVKRALDHLGIPNKITANPDEVLAAHGIIFPGVGAAGQAMEELEASGLESVLRKAIEQGKPLLGICVGCQIMLDYSQEGNTKTLGIIPGQCNLFNDEWKDMNGDPIRVPHMGWNKLTQHKPCELLKGISDEDEFYFVHSYFPEPDPEYVIATTQYGYEFCSIHGGPGLWAVQFHPEKSGRAGLRLIKNFYNYCEEAANAK; encoded by the coding sequence ATGCTCGCGATTCTTGAGTACAAAGCGGGAAACCAGACAAGCGTTAAACGCGCGCTTGACCATCTTGGTATCCCAAATAAAATTACAGCAAACCCTGATGAAGTGTTGGCGGCTCATGGAATTATTTTCCCTGGCGTCGGTGCCGCAGGTCAGGCAATGGAAGAATTAGAAGCTTCCGGCCTTGAATCTGTGCTTCGTAAAGCTATTGAACAGGGAAAGCCGCTGCTCGGTATCTGTGTTGGTTGTCAGATTATGCTCGATTACAGTCAGGAAGGTAACACCAAGACTCTTGGTATTATCCCTGGTCAGTGCAATCTGTTTAATGATGAATGGAAAGACATGAACGGTGACCCGATTCGTGTTCCTCATATGGGTTGGAATAAGCTTACGCAGCATAAGCCATGCGAACTGCTTAAAGGCATCAGCGACGAAGATGAATTCTACTTTGTACATTCATATTTCCCTGAGCCAGATCCTGAATACGTTATTGCCACAACACAATATGGTTATGAGTTCTGTTCTATCCACGGTGGCCCCGGTTTGTGGGCCGTTCAGTTCCATCCGGAAAAAAGTGGTCGTGCAGGACTTCGCCTGATCAAAAACTTCTACAACTACTGTGAGGAGGCCGCTAATGCTAAGTAA
- the hisF gene encoding imidazole glycerol phosphate synthase subunit HisF has product MLSKRIIPCLDVRDGRLTKGIKFKGNVDIGDPVETAKKYYEEGADEIVFYDITASHEGRGIFLDVVEKVASTIFIPFSVGGGINSVQDMRDALNAGAEKVSVNSGAVKNPDIISEGAARFGNQAIVLGMDVKQVPVTAELPSGYEIVIHGGRKHMGMDAIEWAKTAEALGAGEICVNSIDADGTKDGYELNLTRTIADAVNIPIIASGGAGNPQHMYDAVTEGKATAALIASIVHYGEYTIPELKRQMAAMGAKMRMSW; this is encoded by the coding sequence ATGCTAAGTAAGCGTATTATCCCGTGCCTCGACGTACGCGATGGAAGATTGACAAAAGGTATCAAATTTAAAGGTAACGTCGATATCGGTGACCCCGTAGAAACTGCCAAGAAGTACTACGAAGAAGGCGCCGACGAAATCGTATTTTACGACATCACAGCGTCCCACGAAGGCCGCGGTATCTTCCTTGATGTTGTAGAAAAAGTTGCTTCAACTATCTTTATCCCGTTCTCCGTAGGCGGCGGCATCAACTCAGTGCAAGATATGCGCGATGCCCTTAACGCCGGTGCAGAGAAGGTTTCCGTGAACTCCGGTGCCGTTAAAAATCCTGATATTATCAGTGAAGGTGCAGCACGTTTCGGGAATCAGGCAATCGTACTCGGTATGGACGTAAAGCAGGTTCCAGTAACCGCTGAGCTCCCTTCCGGCTACGAAATCGTTATTCATGGTGGCAGAAAGCACATGGGTATGGATGCAATCGAATGGGCAAAAACCGCTGAAGCACTCGGTGCTGGCGAAATTTGCGTTAACTCCATTGATGCAGACGGTACCAAAGACGGCTACGAGCTTAACCTCACCCGCACCATAGCAGACGCTGTAAACATCCCGATCATCGCCTCCGGCGGTGCAGGGAATCCTCAGCACATGTACGATGCCGTGACCGAAGGCAAAGCAACAGCCGCGCTGATAGCCTCTATCGTTCATTATGGTGAATACACCATCCCTGAACTTAAGCGCCAGATGGCTGCCATGGGCGCAAAAATGCGCATGAGCTGGTAA
- a CDS encoding exodeoxyribonuclease III — MKLTSWNVNGFRAVRKKPEWQWFEENGADVVGVQETKAMPEQIAEEDRHPEGIYSYWLGSTVKKGYSGTAVFSKIRPLSVSYDLPDSKYQGEGRVIHLEFEAFHYFNIYFPNGQAGEERLEYKLGFYDAFLEHAEELRKTKPIVVCGDFNTAHKPVDLARPKPNEGTSGFLPIEREWLDKLVAAGYVDTFRHVNPDAKDKYSWWSYRFSARKNNTGWRIDYFFVSEELKDVIKDAWIEDTQLGSDHCPVWLELDI; from the coding sequence ATGAAACTTACATCCTGGAATGTGAACGGCTTTCGTGCCGTGCGGAAAAAGCCCGAGTGGCAGTGGTTCGAAGAAAACGGCGCAGACGTTGTCGGCGTGCAGGAAACCAAGGCTATGCCTGAGCAGATTGCCGAAGAAGACCGGCATCCCGAAGGCATCTACAGTTATTGGCTCGGTTCCACCGTCAAAAAGGGATACTCAGGCACAGCAGTCTTTTCCAAGATCAGACCGCTCAGTGTAAGTTACGATCTTCCCGATTCCAAGTATCAGGGTGAAGGGCGTGTGATCCACCTCGAATTCGAGGCGTTCCACTACTTCAACATATATTTCCCGAACGGGCAGGCAGGCGAAGAGCGGCTCGAATACAAGCTTGGTTTCTACGATGCTTTCCTCGAGCACGCAGAAGAGTTACGCAAAACCAAGCCTATCGTCGTATGCGGCGATTTCAACACTGCGCACAAGCCCGTCGATCTCGCACGGCCTAAGCCGAACGAAGGCACCTCCGGCTTCCTGCCAATCGAACGCGAATGGCTCGACAAGCTCGTAGCTGCTGGCTACGTGGACACCTTCCGGCACGTTAACCCAGACGCCAAAGACAAGTACTCGTGGTGGTCTTACCGCTTCAGTGCACGCAAAAACAACACCGGTTGGCGTATCGACTACTTCTTTGTGTCTGAAGAACTCAAAGACGTCATCAAGGACGCGTGGATCGAAGACACGCAGCTCGGCTCCGATCACTGCCCTGTATGGCTTGAATTAGATATTTAG
- a CDS encoding Xaa-Pro peptidase family protein produces the protein MIQACEARREKLRALMDEKGIDALFISHEANRYYLSGFELHDGQKNEYAGYLLITKDGKDWLFTDSRYWDAAKRLWDASRVFIYRSNPAGSINAHIKQLGYKKVGFEARTIPYAFQKAFAEDLNCIEGDGLVEELRIIKDAHEIACMKKSCALNHKLMQWVPSVCRPGRTERAVAWDIEKFFRDNGASELAFASIVAVGPNAALPHAIPGDTVISEECPVLIDVGCRLDDYCSDQTRTIWVGSNPTDEFKRTMEFVRTAQDAAIASMEPGQPAKAAHGVAVNVFKDAGVAEYFTHSLGHGVGLETHEAPSVNPRSEAILQPGMVITAEPGLYYPEWGGIRWEHMIHVTENGVERM, from the coding sequence ATGATTCAGGCATGCGAAGCAAGACGCGAAAAATTACGCGCACTCATGGATGAAAAAGGGATTGATGCTCTTTTTATCAGTCACGAAGCAAACCGCTATTACTTGTCCGGCTTTGAATTACATGACGGACAAAAGAATGAATATGCTGGCTATCTGCTGATTACAAAGGATGGAAAGGACTGGCTGTTTACTGATTCCCGCTATTGGGACGCAGCTAAACGGTTGTGGGATGCGTCGCGGGTATTCATTTACCGCTCGAATCCTGCTGGCTCTATTAATGCGCACATTAAGCAGCTTGGGTATAAGAAGGTCGGGTTCGAAGCTCGCACTATTCCGTATGCCTTCCAGAAAGCCTTTGCAGAAGACTTGAATTGCATAGAGGGCGACGGCCTTGTGGAAGAGCTGCGTATTATTAAGGACGCGCATGAAATTGCGTGTATGAAAAAGTCTTGTGCGTTGAACCATAAGCTTATGCAGTGGGTTCCTTCTGTTTGCCGACCGGGGCGCACAGAACGGGCAGTGGCATGGGATATTGAGAAATTTTTCCGTGATAACGGCGCAAGCGAATTGGCATTTGCCTCGATTGTTGCTGTTGGACCGAACGCGGCGCTGCCGCATGCTATTCCGGGTGACACTGTGATCTCTGAAGAGTGTCCTGTTCTTATTGATGTAGGGTGCCGTTTAGATGATTATTGCTCTGACCAGACCAGAACCATCTGGGTTGGCTCGAATCCGACTGACGAGTTCAAACGGACGATGGAGTTTGTTCGAACTGCACAGGATGCAGCCATTGCATCCATGGAACCGGGACAGCCTGCAAAAGCGGCACATGGTGTTGCAGTTAATGTATTTAAAGATGCAGGTGTTGCAGAATATTTCACACATTCTCTTGGGCATGGTGTCGGGCTGGAAACGCATGAAGCACCATCTGTAAATCCACGTTCAGAAGCTATTTTACAACCGGGAATGGTCATCACTGCCGAGCCTGGATTGTACTATCCGGAATGGGGTGGAATTCGCTGGGAACACATGATCCATGTGACTGAAAATGGTGTCGAAAGAATGTAA
- a CDS encoding tetratricopeptide repeat protein, whose amino-acid sequence MTKIFQCFALVSCLCLVSATISSAAYTQQQCDKFYFSAQYDEAFQCIEFMATEGDPQSQFNLAVLYHLGQGVEKDTSKTILWLTRAAENGHPNAQFGVGAAYEAGFGVDKDLTTAVMWYIKAANQGHAAAQTNLGVMYGNGEGVERNSIEALKWFRLAASSGSDKAKRNAEVLAEHMSHEEILEADAMAAAWEPVFADNANSLPNSSVRK is encoded by the coding sequence ATGACAAAGATATTTCAATGTTTCGCACTTGTTTCATGTTTGTGCTTAGTCAGCGCAACAATTTCTTCTGCAGCATATACTCAGCAGCAATGTGACAAATTTTACTTTTCCGCTCAGTATGACGAAGCGTTTCAATGCATTGAGTTTATGGCAACAGAAGGCGACCCGCAGTCACAGTTTAATTTGGCCGTATTGTATCATTTAGGGCAAGGTGTTGAGAAAGATACATCTAAGACCATTCTTTGGCTGACACGTGCCGCAGAGAACGGACATCCTAATGCTCAGTTCGGTGTTGGTGCTGCATATGAAGCAGGCTTTGGTGTTGATAAAGACTTAACCACCGCTGTTATGTGGTACATTAAAGCCGCGAATCAGGGGCATGCAGCAGCTCAGACGAACTTAGGCGTTATGTATGGAAACGGTGAAGGTGTTGAGCGAAATTCTATTGAAGCGTTAAAGTGGTTTAGACTTGCTGCATCAAGCGGAAGTGACAAGGCAAAACGCAACGCAGAAGTTCTTGCAGAGCATATGTCTCATGAAGAGATTTTAGAAGCAGATGCCATGGCAGCAGCGTGGGAACCGGTATTCGCAGATAATGCTAATTCGCTTCCAAATTCATCAGTACGTAAGTGA
- a CDS encoding STAS/SEC14 domain-containing protein yields the protein MLKLLEGFDDATIAVEATGEITHKDYEEVIIPRVKEILKTYDKVSCFMHFTEDTKYSAGAMATDAVFGIRHLFSWHRVAIVTDIPWVHKSAGYILPIMPFEAKVFVEDEYEFAKTWLES from the coding sequence ATGTTAAAGCTTTTAGAAGGGTTTGATGACGCAACAATCGCCGTTGAAGCAACTGGCGAAATCACACATAAAGATTACGAAGAAGTGATCATTCCCCGTGTGAAAGAAATTTTGAAAACGTATGACAAGGTGAGTTGCTTTATGCACTTTACGGAAGACACAAAGTACTCCGCAGGCGCAATGGCAACCGATGCCGTGTTTGGAATCAGGCATTTGTTCTCTTGGCATAGAGTCGCCATCGTAACTGATATCCCTTGGGTTCATAAATCCGCAGGATATATTCTGCCGATTATGCCGTTTGAAGCAAAAGTTTTTGTAGAAGATGAATATGAATTCGCGAAGACGTGGTTGGAAAGCTAG
- a CDS encoding L-serine ammonia-lyase — MKSIRELYRIGVGPSSSHTMGPKRAAELFLQQYTHAFRYVVHLYESLAATGKGHLTDQAVLEVLGEEYTTIKWHPEKCLPEHPNAMTFEAFDEQGELLGSRTFFSIGGGAIRELGEEDKESDAVYPLTTVKEIMDYCSQKGITYWEYVVECEGQTIFDFLETVWETMETAVKRGLENQGVLPGSIGLSRQAWRFHRRCQNASSEMQQTGLITAFALAVSEENAGGGIIVTSPTCGASGVVPAVLYYLQKQQQLNRRDILRALATAGLFGNVIKFNGSISGAEVGCQGEVGSACAMAAGAAAELLGGTLRQIEYAAEMGLEHHLGLTCDPVDGLVQIPCIERNACAATRALSCAQMAILSDGTHHITFDEVVHVMKQTGHDLPSLYRETSTGGLAKAYAGRCKKK, encoded by the coding sequence ATGAAATCCATTCGTGAATTGTACAGAATTGGTGTCGGACCTTCTTCTAGCCATACTATGGGCCCAAAACGGGCTGCAGAACTCTTTTTACAGCAGTACACACATGCTTTCCGGTATGTTGTGCACCTGTACGAAAGTCTTGCAGCAACAGGCAAAGGCCACCTTACTGATCAGGCAGTGCTAGAAGTTCTCGGCGAAGAGTACACAACCATTAAATGGCATCCTGAAAAATGTTTGCCGGAACATCCAAACGCCATGACATTTGAAGCGTTTGATGAACAGGGAGAACTTTTAGGTTCTCGCACCTTCTTCAGTATAGGTGGCGGAGCAATCCGCGAGCTTGGTGAGGAAGACAAAGAAAGCGACGCTGTTTACCCGCTCACGACAGTCAAAGAAATTATGGATTACTGTTCGCAAAAAGGCATCACGTACTGGGAATATGTAGTGGAATGCGAAGGGCAAACTATTTTTGATTTTCTGGAAACTGTCTGGGAAACAATGGAAACAGCAGTAAAACGCGGGCTTGAAAACCAAGGTGTATTACCGGGTTCTATCGGGCTTAGCAGGCAGGCATGGCGCTTCCATAGAAGATGTCAAAATGCCTCAAGTGAGATGCAGCAGACAGGGCTTATTACGGCCTTCGCGCTTGCTGTGTCTGAAGAAAACGCAGGTGGCGGCATTATCGTCACCTCACCTACATGCGGCGCAAGCGGCGTTGTTCCAGCAGTTCTCTATTACTTGCAGAAACAACAGCAGCTCAACCGTCGCGATATTCTGCGGGCACTGGCAACCGCAGGTCTGTTTGGTAATGTCATTAAATTTAATGGCTCAATTTCCGGTGCAGAAGTTGGTTGTCAGGGCGAAGTTGGTTCCGCATGTGCGATGGCGGCAGGAGCTGCCGCAGAATTACTGGGCGGAACATTAAGACAAATTGAATACGCAGCAGAAATGGGTCTTGAGCACCATTTAGGGCTCACATGTGACCCCGTTGACGGCTTGGTGCAGATTCCTTGCATCGAACGTAACGCCTGTGCCGCCACCCGTGCACTTTCTTGTGCACAGATGGCTATTCTTTCTGACGGCACACACCACATCACCTTTGATGAAGTGGTGCACGTTATGAAGCAAACAGGGCACGATCTGCCAAGCCTGTACCGCGAAACTTCCACAGGGGGACTCGCGAAGGCATACGCAGGGCGCTGCAAAAAGAAATAA
- a CDS encoding OmpP1/FadL family transporter yields the protein MTRRVIQLIVICSMVLASVAAQAAGFGIYEFSARANALGNSVMAGKADPSSMALNPAQLTQLEGTQIAVGATGIYPRATVEIDAPAADAGSYDGESTLWTMPHLYVAHKLNEKFSLGIGVFSRFGLGTEFDSTWPGATDVYKVQIKSVSINPLVGYNITDNLSIAIGPEIMWFDFNLEKKQPLGAVFGDTEMGGDSWGAGLSLGVRYQWTDWLSLGASYRSEITQKVKGDIKTTFGSATLKDTSASGKITLPEQIGFGINVKPIDKLSVEVGATWIGWSSYEELTVEFEGGPFTKKSDYKDTWRYNIGAEYNLTENWDLRASYVYDNSPLNGDSLSYMVPANDRQIVGVGVGWHNETWSVDASYSYLFMADSSRSVEVSNADTTKYTQDAEFKNGDAQLVALTVGYKF from the coding sequence GTGACACGTCGTGTAATCCAACTTATTGTTATTTGTTCTATGGTGTTAGCTTCTGTTGCTGCTCAGGCGGCGGGCTTTGGTATTTACGAGTTCAGTGCTCGCGCTAACGCGCTTGGCAACTCCGTAATGGCTGGTAAAGCAGACCCATCTTCTATGGCTCTTAACCCTGCCCAGTTGACTCAGCTGGAAGGAACTCAAATTGCTGTTGGTGCAACCGGGATTTATCCGAGAGCAACAGTAGAAATTGATGCTCCGGCAGCAGATGCTGGTTCATATGATGGCGAAAGTACTTTGTGGACTATGCCACATCTGTACGTAGCTCATAAGCTTAACGAGAAATTTTCTTTAGGCATTGGTGTTTTTTCTCGCTTTGGTCTTGGTACTGAATTCGACAGTACATGGCCTGGTGCAACCGATGTGTATAAAGTTCAAATTAAATCTGTCTCCATTAATCCGCTTGTTGGCTATAACATTACCGACAATCTTTCTATCGCTATCGGCCCGGAAATTATGTGGTTCGATTTTAATTTAGAAAAGAAACAGCCTTTGGGCGCTGTTTTTGGTGATACAGAGATGGGCGGTGATAGTTGGGGAGCGGGTCTTTCCCTTGGTGTTCGTTACCAATGGACAGACTGGTTATCACTCGGTGCCAGCTATCGTTCAGAGATTACGCAGAAAGTTAAGGGTGACATTAAAACAACTTTCGGTAGTGCTACTCTTAAAGATACCAGCGCATCCGGAAAGATCACTCTGCCAGAGCAGATCGGCTTTGGTATTAACGTAAAGCCAATTGATAAGCTGAGTGTTGAAGTTGGTGCCACTTGGATTGGATGGAGCAGCTACGAAGAGCTGACAGTCGAATTCGAAGGTGGACCATTCACCAAAAAAAGTGACTACAAAGATACTTGGCGTTACAACATTGGTGCAGAGTACAATCTTACAGAAAATTGGGATTTACGTGCCAGTTATGTGTACGACAACTCTCCGCTTAATGGCGACAGTTTGAGTTACATGGTTCCTGCGAACGATCGTCAGATTGTCGGTGTGGGCGTAGGTTGGCATAACGAAACATGGTCTGTTGATGCAAGTTACTCATACCTTTTCATGGCTGATAGTTCCAGATCGGTAGAAGTATCGAATGCTGATACTACCAAATATACTCAGGATGCAGAGTTTAAAAACGGTGATGCGCAGCTTGTTGCGTTGACTGTTGGCTATAAATTCTAG